The following coding sequences are from one Thamnophis elegans isolate rThaEle1 chromosome 5, rThaEle1.pri, whole genome shotgun sequence window:
- the DENND2C gene encoding LOW QUALITY PROTEIN: DENN domain-containing protein 2C (The sequence of the model RefSeq protein was modified relative to this genomic sequence to represent the inferred CDS: inserted 8 bases in 8 codons; deleted 4 bases in 3 codons): protein MHPTGSVDTSFSRTAVQTLSRSHCRNIKQKISQWEGRTKGXCLEERQKLKDFGVRYGLNSKEKPSAPTDKSIEANVQRLGLDFWENSNLGSVTEEEEEDNDDHHFQEISRNHSVEQLSSDSLPEAADATEWPRERLPPGNFYTSRGLWKQMETLPCDVEASVALDLKRKRESCGSTEKELNIALAKNLETIYFDVEGQESQPAINPVPKPQRTFRYHSEKDQVNLTNGYHSNKKPLEQLCNGSYPATASHESDHRTGSRGIRGRSKRKSFEFEDIQSYRNRLAAIEYQKLHEELNGTTRVCLYCTQSEDNLYEDIIDPXKENPYEDIKVKPLWRIPSNWKLPPPRNTFKPPKLLHKPHFFHRKTLEIKNTRICLRGXLPKDSTLPVTLTEWKFFKAGDAGSRKRKNLPRLVLKIQEIFDSRRGKKRVKLVVQTGKXLSPARGETSGYESEPENLPKSRHKRLLQVQAQSKRNPHYQTLERDLIEFQEQQLFELFVVVSLQKKPSEATYTPQVIQQFPCKSDHPFRQSKDTEERLKVIPRFXFPDPKDWCPTLETRGKCETFSFVLTGEDGSRWFGYCKRLLPEGKGXRLPEVYCMVSRLGCFNLFSKILDEVEKRREMSPALVHTILRSVMEAPFPAPGRTITVKSFLPGAGNEVIELCRPQDXRLEHIDFECLLKCLSVSNLIQVCASLLLERRVIFVADNLRSLSKCGHAVVATLYPFTWQHTYIPVLPASMIDIVCSPTPXLIGILSCSLTHLQDLPIEEVLIVDLCADKFLQKISDEDEILPHKLQAALVQILEERNEILFQERCYTQGDVTLDSLLSEAFVRFFVEIVGHYSLHMHVTEKGERVFQREPFRKSHTSRSVRNFLDIFMETQMFAGFIQDRELRKSGVKGLFEVRALEYLETIPESEPSGMNKILRSLGNKMKFLQKK, encoded by the exons ATGCACCCCACAGGGAGTGTAGATACCAGTTTTTCCCGTACGGCTGTGCAAACATTGTCCCGTAGCCACTGCCGGAACATAAAGCAAAAGATTTCTCAGTGGGAAGGTCGGACAAAGG TCTGCCTAGAAGAAAGGCAAAAACTGAAGGATTTTGGGGTCAGATATGGCCTCAACAGCAAGGAAAAGCCATCAGCTCCTACTGACAAGAGTATAGAAGCCAATGTTCAGCGTTTAGGTTTAGATTTCTGGGAAAACTCTAATCTTGGCTCTGTaactgaggaggaagaggaggacaatgACGACCATCACTTCCAAGAGATTTCCAGAAACCATTCAGTGGAGCAACTTTCTAGTGACAGTTTACCTGAAGCAGCAGATGCTACA GAATGGCCACGGGAGAGACTGCCTCCTGGGAATTTCTACACTTCACGGGGCCTATGGAAACAAATGGAAACTCTTCCTTGTGATGTAGAAGCTTCTGTTGCACTGGACTTAAAAAGGAAACGGGAAAGCTGTGGTTCAACAGAGAAGGAGCTGAACATAGCTCTAGCAAAGAACCTGGAGACAATATATTTTGATGTGGAAGGTCAGGAAAGTCAGCCAGCCATCAACCCAGTGCCCAAACCACAGAGGACTTTCCGTTACCATTCTGAGAAGGACCAGGTAAACTTGACCAATGGATACCACAGCAATAAGAAGCCACTGGAACAGCTGTGCAATGGGAGCTATCCTGCAACTGCCTCCCATGAGTCTGACCACAGAACAGGCAGCAGAGGAATCCGAGGCAGATCTAAGAG AAAGTCCTTTGAATTTGAGGACATCCAAAGTTATCGAAACAGACTAGCAGCCATCGAGTACCAAAAGCTTCACGAAGAACTAAATGGCACTACACGTGTCTGTCTCTATTGCACGCAGTCAGAGGACAACCTCTATGAGGATATTATTG ATC GCAAAGAGAATCCCTATGAGGACATTAAAGTGAAGCCTTTGTGGAGGATCCCATCTAATTGGAAGCTGCCTCCTCCCCGAAATACCTTCAAGCCACCCAAG CTTCTCCACAAGCCGCACTTC TTCCACCGTAAAACGTTGGAGATAAAGAACACACGGATCTGTTTGCGTG AGTTGCCGAAAGATTCAACACTACCTGTTACGTTGACCGAATGGAAATTCTTCAAAGCAGGAGATGCTGGAAGCAGGAAGAGAAAAAATCTTCCCCGG CTTGTGTTGAAGATACAAGAGATCTTTGATTCCAGACGAGGAAAGAAACGTGTGAAGTTGGTGGTACAAACTGGAA GACTTTCTCCAGCTAGAG GTGAAACCAGTGGATATGAGAGTGAACCAGAGAATCTGCCAAAAA GTCGCCATAAGCGCCTTCTGCAGGTCCAGGCTCAGTCCAAACGAAACCCACACTACCAAACATTGGAACGAGATCTCATTGAGTTCCAGGAGCAGCAGCTCTTTGAGTTGTTCGTTGTGGTATCTCTGCAGAAGAAGCCATCAGAGGCAACATATACCCCACAGGTTATACAACAGTTTCCATGTAAG tcTGACCATCCTTTTCGTCAATCTAAGGACACTGAAGAAAGACTAAAGGTCAttcccagat ttttccctGATCCTAAAGATTGGTGTCCAACCTTAGAAACAAGAGGTAAGTG TGAAACCTTTTCCTTTGTGCTAACTGGTGAGGATGGCAGCCGTTGGTTTGGATATTGCAAAAGGCTCTTG CCAGAAGGAAAAG AGCGGCTACCTGAGGTCTACTGCATGGTTAGCCGTCTAGGCTGCTTCAACCTTTTTTCTAAG ATATTAGATGAAGTGGAGAAGAGGCGTGAGATGTCCCCTGCCCTAGTTCACACCATT TTGCGCAGTGTTATGGAAGCACCATTCCCTGCTCCTGGGCGTACCATCACTGTGAAGAGCTTCCTGCCTGGAGCTGGCAATGAG GTGATTGAGCTTTGCCGCCCACAGG TCCGATTAGAACACATAGATTTTGAATGTCTCTTAAAGTGCCTCAGTGTCTCTAATTTGATCCAAGTTTGTGCTTCTCTTCTGCTAGAAAGAAGGGTGATCTTTGTTGCTGACAATCTAAGGT CATTGTCCAAATGTGGCCATGCTGTGGTTGCAACCCTCTACCCATTTACCTGGCAACACACTTACATCCCTGTCCTGCCAGCCTCCATGATAGATATTGTTTGTTCACCTACTC TCCTCATTGGCATCCTCTCCTGCTCCTTAACACATCTCCAGGACCTGCCTATAGAAGAG GTACTGATCGTTGATCTGTGTGCCGATAAATTTCTGCA AAAGATTTCAGATGAGGATGAAATTCTACCTCACAAACTTCAGGCTGCACTTGTACAGATCTTAGAAGAAAGGAATGAAATCTTGTTTCAGGAACGCTGCTACACACAAG GTGATGTGACACTGGATTCTCTATTATCAGAGGCTTTTGTGCGCTTTTTTGTGGAAATCGTGGGGCACTATTCTTTGCACATGCATGTCaccgagaaaggagaaagagtatTCCAGCGGGAGCCCTTCCGGAAGTCCCATACGTCCCGTAGTGTGCGTAATTTCCTAGATATCTTCATGGAGACACAAATGTTTGCTGGTTTCATCCAGGACCGAGAGCTACGGAAAAGTGGGGTAAAAG GCTTGTTTGAAGTTCGTGCCTTGGAATACTTGGAGACCATTCCAGAGTCTGAGCCAAGTGGAATGAACAAAATCCTTCGTAGTCTGG GTAATAAAATGAAGTTTCTACAAAAGAAGTGA